A section of the Luteolibacter flavescens genome encodes:
- a CDS encoding PA14 domain-containing protein translates to MKKSTKILLTSLTSGAGLLALGWLQEKPEATTTAQPTPATPARAMARKAAPTLPVTQPVAVDVDAAAPFTDIGSLEKGAVIRLPLPDGGEKTGRLNYVNRYPNGAAAAGGDMEDGSGTFEIGGEPWGYRGFILQRQDGVAYVYSSGKDGGLQVARRPLGEVICEPEPHWKPLAKVEGPDPEKAAIYNGGRSVGVIYEAIPILSSLPRAAATIYLDFDGEVIEGHSWEGGRRIIAPAYNLPASEVTDIWRRVAEDFAPFEVNVTTDLQAYLRAPQGMRMRCITTTNNFAGAGGVAFNNTFRESGDPVCWNFYRGNGGAVVISHEVGHTFGLHHDDTTTQGYYGGHGSGAMSWGPIMGAPYSQNICQWSKGDYVNANQQQDDLIQIGSSVARRVDDHAPDAVQATPLVIGAGGSVSNSGIIGSPDDIDAFTFTTGGGTLNLQFDGAVNSPNLDIEAKLYNSAGTLLATASPANQLNATLNTTVAAGTYTVTVDGVGNGTWATNGYDDYGSLGEFTITGTVPSPGWRFRVPVNALNTAVLGTVAPGGSGYSITAGNTGTVFAIQSGTGVLTLANASALVGATTFNLTVNFTSGGSPQSVPVNVRVGPLRGVKQEIWTGLSGNSLSSLTSNANYPNSPNVTLHAGTFQGAWPADNYGQKFSGYLVPTETGNHVFWTAADDISELWLSTDSNPANKVRVAYNNSNTNVDWANQASQQSANIALVAGQRYYIEYLHRENAGGDHAAVAWQTPTLSRRLIGMEYLEFPGTMPNRAPWLANMTFRVREDSGSGTAVGTLLAGDYEPGSVVSGYTITGGNTGSAFSLNATTGALTVNGPLSFATLPKYLLDVQVTDSGGLQRTAQIAVEVEPRAVKREYWSGISGTQITNLTSNANYPNNPTTVTYQAFFETGSNIGDNYGQRLSGYVRAPDTGSYTFWIASDDAGELWLSTDSNPANKVRIAYHTGATNSREWGKFATQRSAAITLEGGKFYYIEALHKEGSVSDNLAVSWSGPDFGQVMLGAPHVTQQFYNHAPPVLENKTVTVFDRDGFVTNLEAKDWSNPGTTVTYSITGGNADGAFTINPATGTITATGSRLPTGNRVLSVTATDNGPTPLSTTASITVNVVRAGLKREVWTGLAGGQGLAELTDSIYFPRSPDQTGFVQHFEAPTNWGDNYGQRLSGYLIAPSTGNFTFWIASDDGGELRLSTDANPANARAIASVTGATGNQAWTQQGSQQSAVIPLVAGQRYYIEALHKEGGGGDHLAVAWQGPGITRTRIPGGNLEYPDSYRPALKREIWLGNTTITPPATAPSSESQLFTFKSSPNVADTYSDRVSGFLVPPATGSYTFWIASDDNSQLRISTDENPANAVQIASVANNTGVEAWDANASQKSAARTLVAGKRYYIEALHRDGTGADHMAVAWEGPGITRRVIGNEYLEHPTAPSDRSLAKREVWTGISGDYLPALTGNAAFPASPSTVTTLSAGAGLMSGTNVADNFGQRLSGYIVAPDHGHYTFWIASDNASELWISTDDNPANRIKVAGLSEHVTPQNWDAQAGQKSAPLAFEAGRRYYFEILHKEGIGGDHLAVAWQGPGFARRVIPNQFLEHPLVIPGKSSIRREVWSGVTGETIADLTGNAAFIAGTPTARGQLATFETPSGHGDNYGQRLTATLVAPESGNFKFWISGDDATELWLSTDANPANKVRVAYATAHTAFREWTKYATQESGSLPLVAGTTYYIEALHKEGGSVDHLSVAWQGPSFTRQVLDGRFLQYPGTPPAVAALKREVWTSIGGNNVGDLTNKPAYPNSPNQTLTLNSFDSPVNWSDNYGQKISAYLIAPKTGDYTFWIASDDGGDLNLATDGNPANKSRVAYTTNATGHQNWTNNANQQSATIALVAGQRCYIEALHKEGGGDDYVSVAWQGPGFGRQIIRKEFLEYPGLMPAEASSGSPIMVLPGNPGFTFWLDYMGLEGADRLATADPDGDGIPNSLEFVLGGKPSGPGAASLAILPKLSLEPTWATFVFRRADVATATDPFVEYGDLSGWKRANDGIDGVQIQVDKNGFEPGVDRVTVRVPRTADKLFLRLNGNQ, encoded by the coding sequence ATGAAGAAATCAACGAAGATCCTGCTCACGTCCCTGACGTCCGGAGCCGGTCTGCTCGCGCTCGGTTGGCTTCAGGAAAAACCCGAAGCCACGACCACCGCGCAGCCGACCCCAGCCACCCCGGCAAGGGCGATGGCGAGGAAAGCCGCACCTACCCTGCCGGTCACGCAGCCCGTGGCGGTGGACGTGGACGCCGCCGCGCCCTTCACCGACATCGGCTCGCTGGAAAAAGGCGCGGTGATCCGCCTGCCCCTGCCCGATGGCGGCGAGAAAACCGGCCGCCTGAACTACGTGAACCGCTACCCGAATGGCGCGGCAGCCGCCGGCGGGGACATGGAGGACGGCAGCGGTACCTTCGAGATCGGCGGCGAGCCATGGGGCTATCGCGGATTCATTCTCCAGCGGCAGGACGGCGTCGCCTACGTTTATTCGAGCGGGAAGGACGGCGGACTACAGGTCGCGCGGCGTCCGCTCGGCGAGGTGATCTGCGAGCCGGAGCCGCATTGGAAGCCTCTCGCGAAAGTCGAGGGCCCGGATCCGGAAAAGGCGGCGATTTACAATGGCGGCCGCTCGGTTGGCGTCATCTATGAGGCGATCCCCATCCTGAGCAGTCTGCCGCGGGCCGCGGCGACCATTTACCTCGACTTCGATGGCGAGGTGATCGAGGGCCACTCGTGGGAAGGCGGACGGCGCATCATCGCCCCGGCTTACAATCTCCCGGCAAGCGAGGTGACGGACATCTGGCGGAGGGTGGCGGAGGACTTCGCGCCCTTCGAGGTGAACGTGACGACGGACCTCCAGGCCTACCTGCGCGCGCCGCAGGGCATGCGCATGCGGTGCATCACCACGACGAACAACTTCGCGGGTGCGGGCGGCGTGGCCTTCAACAACACCTTCCGGGAATCCGGCGATCCGGTGTGCTGGAACTTCTACCGCGGCAATGGCGGCGCGGTGGTGATCTCGCACGAGGTGGGCCACACCTTCGGCCTGCATCACGACGACACCACCACGCAGGGCTACTACGGCGGCCATGGCAGCGGTGCGATGAGCTGGGGCCCGATCATGGGCGCTCCCTACAGCCAGAACATCTGCCAGTGGAGCAAGGGCGACTACGTGAATGCGAACCAGCAGCAGGACGACCTCATCCAGATCGGCTCCTCGGTGGCGCGACGCGTGGACGACCATGCGCCGGATGCCGTGCAGGCAACCCCGCTGGTCATCGGCGCGGGCGGCTCCGTTTCCAATAGCGGCATCATCGGCAGCCCGGATGACATCGACGCCTTCACCTTCACAACCGGCGGAGGCACGCTGAACCTGCAATTCGACGGGGCGGTCAACAGCCCGAACCTCGACATCGAAGCGAAGCTCTACAATTCCGCGGGCACGCTGCTCGCCACCGCCAGTCCGGCAAACCAACTGAATGCCACGCTCAACACCACCGTGGCCGCGGGCACCTACACGGTGACCGTGGACGGCGTGGGCAATGGCACCTGGGCGACCAATGGCTACGACGACTATGGCTCGCTCGGTGAATTCACGATCACCGGCACCGTCCCCTCGCCCGGCTGGCGCTTCCGCGTGCCGGTGAATGCGCTGAATACCGCAGTGCTCGGCACCGTGGCACCCGGCGGGTCCGGCTACTCCATCACCGCGGGCAATACCGGCACGGTATTCGCCATCCAGAGCGGCACCGGAGTGCTGACTCTGGCGAACGCCTCCGCACTCGTGGGAGCCACCACATTCAATCTCACCGTGAACTTCACCTCGGGCGGCTCGCCGCAGTCGGTGCCGGTGAACGTGCGCGTCGGCCCGCTCCGCGGCGTGAAGCAGGAGATCTGGACCGGCCTGAGCGGCAACAGCCTCAGCAGCCTGACCTCGAATGCCAACTACCCCAACAGCCCGAACGTGACCCTCCACGCGGGCACCTTCCAGGGTGCATGGCCCGCGGACAATTACGGCCAGAAATTCAGCGGCTACCTGGTTCCGACCGAGACCGGCAACCACGTCTTCTGGACTGCCGCGGATGACATCAGCGAGCTGTGGCTCTCCACCGACAGCAATCCCGCCAACAAGGTCCGCGTCGCCTACAACAACTCGAACACCAACGTGGACTGGGCCAACCAGGCCTCGCAGCAGTCCGCGAACATCGCCCTGGTGGCCGGGCAGCGCTACTACATCGAGTATCTGCACCGGGAGAATGCCGGCGGCGACCATGCCGCGGTGGCTTGGCAAACACCCACCCTCTCCCGCCGCCTCATCGGCATGGAGTATCTGGAATTCCCCGGCACCATGCCAAACCGCGCGCCATGGCTCGCGAACATGACCTTCCGCGTTCGCGAGGACAGCGGTTCGGGCACGGCGGTCGGCACCCTGCTGGCGGGAGATTACGAACCCGGCTCGGTGGTTTCCGGCTACACGATCACAGGCGGCAATACGGGCAGCGCCTTTTCACTGAATGCCACCACGGGTGCGCTAACGGTGAATGGTCCCCTCTCCTTTGCCACGCTGCCGAAGTACCTGCTGGACGTGCAGGTGACCGACTCCGGCGGACTCCAGCGCACCGCGCAGATCGCAGTGGAAGTCGAGCCGCGCGCGGTGAAGCGCGAATACTGGAGCGGCATCAGCGGCACCCAGATCACCAACCTGACGTCGAACGCGAACTATCCCAACAACCCGACCACGGTCACCTATCAGGCATTCTTCGAAACGGGATCGAACATCGGCGACAACTACGGACAGCGTCTCAGCGGCTACGTGCGCGCACCGGATACCGGCAGCTACACCTTCTGGATCGCGTCCGATGACGCGGGCGAGCTGTGGCTCTCCACCGACAGCAACCCGGCGAACAAGGTCCGCATCGCCTACCACACCGGCGCGACGAATTCCCGCGAGTGGGGCAAGTTCGCGACCCAGCGCTCCGCGGCGATCACGCTGGAGGGCGGCAAATTCTACTACATCGAGGCTCTCCACAAGGAAGGCTCCGTCTCGGACAATCTTGCCGTCTCGTGGTCCGGCCCGGACTTCGGTCAGGTCATGCTCGGCGCGCCACATGTGACCCAGCAGTTCTACAACCACGCGCCGCCTGTGCTGGAAAACAAGACGGTCACCGTCTTCGACCGTGATGGCTTCGTCACGAATCTGGAAGCGAAGGACTGGTCGAATCCCGGCACCACGGTGACCTACTCCATCACCGGCGGGAATGCGGACGGCGCATTCACGATCAATCCCGCCACCGGCACCATCACCGCCACGGGCTCGCGCCTGCCCACCGGCAACCGCGTGCTGAGCGTGACCGCGACAGACAACGGCCCGACGCCGCTTTCCACCACCGCATCGATCACGGTGAATGTCGTGCGTGCCGGGCTGAAGCGCGAGGTCTGGACCGGCCTCGCCGGCGGCCAGGGTCTGGCCGAGCTGACCGACTCGATCTACTTCCCGCGTTCGCCGGACCAGACCGGCTTCGTCCAGCATTTCGAGGCTCCGACCAACTGGGGCGACAACTACGGCCAGCGCCTGAGCGGCTACCTGATCGCCCCATCGACCGGCAACTTCACCTTCTGGATCGCCTCCGATGACGGCGGTGAATTGCGGCTCTCCACCGACGCGAATCCAGCCAATGCAAGGGCCATCGCCAGCGTGACCGGTGCCACGGGGAACCAGGCATGGACCCAGCAGGGCAGCCAGCAGTCCGCGGTGATCCCGCTCGTGGCTGGCCAGCGCTACTACATCGAGGCGCTGCACAAGGAAGGCGGCGGCGGTGATCACCTCGCCGTGGCATGGCAGGGCCCCGGCATCACCCGCACCCGCATTCCGGGTGGCAATCTGGAGTATCCCGACAGCTATCGCCCCGCACTGAAGCGCGAGATCTGGCTGGGCAATACCACCATCACCCCGCCGGCCACCGCGCCGAGTTCGGAGAGCCAGCTCTTCACCTTCAAGTCCTCGCCGAACGTGGCGGACACCTACAGCGACCGAGTGAGTGGCTTCCTCGTCCCACCGGCGACGGGCAGCTACACCTTCTGGATCGCGTCCGATGACAACAGCCAGCTCCGGATTTCCACCGACGAGAACCCCGCCAACGCGGTCCAGATCGCCTCGGTGGCAAACAACACCGGCGTGGAAGCCTGGGACGCGAACGCTTCCCAGAAATCCGCCGCCCGGACGCTCGTCGCGGGCAAGCGCTACTACATCGAGGCTCTTCACCGCGACGGCACCGGAGCCGACCACATGGCCGTGGCCTGGGAAGGCCCGGGCATCACGCGACGGGTCATCGGCAACGAGTATCTGGAGCACCCGACCGCCCCCTCGGACCGCTCGCTGGCGAAGCGCGAGGTCTGGACCGGCATCTCCGGCGATTACCTGCCCGCGCTGACCGGAAACGCCGCATTCCCGGCGTCTCCGTCCACCGTCACCACCCTCTCCGCCGGAGCGGGGCTGATGAGCGGCACCAATGTGGCTGACAATTTCGGCCAGCGTCTCAGCGGCTACATCGTCGCGCCGGACCACGGGCACTACACCTTCTGGATCGCGTCCGACAATGCCAGCGAGCTGTGGATTTCCACGGACGACAATCCGGCGAACCGGATCAAGGTCGCCGGATTGAGCGAGCACGTCACCCCCCAGAACTGGGACGCGCAGGCCGGCCAGAAATCCGCGCCGCTCGCCTTTGAGGCAGGTCGCCGCTATTACTTCGAGATCCTTCACAAGGAAGGCATCGGCGGGGATCACCTCGCGGTGGCCTGGCAGGGACCGGGATTCGCCCGCCGCGTGATCCCGAATCAATTCCTGGAGCACCCGCTGGTCATCCCCGGCAAGTCCTCGATCCGGCGCGAAGTCTGGTCCGGCGTCACCGGCGAGACGATCGCCGATCTCACGGGGAATGCCGCCTTCATCGCGGGAACGCCGACGGCACGCGGTCAGCTCGCGACCTTCGAGACACCCTCCGGCCATGGTGACAACTACGGCCAGCGCCTCACCGCGACGCTCGTGGCCCCGGAGTCCGGGAACTTCAAGTTCTGGATCAGCGGCGACGACGCCACGGAGCTGTGGCTCTCCACCGACGCCAATCCGGCCAACAAGGTGCGGGTCGCCTACGCCACCGCCCACACCGCCTTCCGCGAGTGGACGAAATACGCGACGCAGGAGTCCGGCAGCCTGCCGCTCGTCGCAGGCACCACCTACTATATAGAGGCACTGCACAAGGAAGGCGGCAGCGTCGATCACCTCTCCGTCGCGTGGCAGGGTCCGTCCTTCACCCGGCAGGTGCTCGACGGGCGCTTCCTCCAGTATCCCGGCACGCCGCCCGCGGTGGCGGCGCTCAAGCGCGAGGTCTGGACCAGCATCGGCGGCAACAACGTCGGCGACCTGACCAACAAGCCCGCCTACCCGAACTCGCCGAACCAGACGCTGACCCTGAACAGCTTCGACTCCCCGGTGAACTGGAGCGACAACTACGGGCAGAAGATCAGCGCCTACCTGATCGCGCCGAAGACCGGAGACTACACCTTCTGGATCGCTTCGGACGATGGCGGCGACCTGAACCTCGCCACGGACGGCAACCCCGCCAACAAGTCCCGCGTAGCCTACACGACCAACGCGACCGGCCACCAAAACTGGACGAACAACGCGAACCAGCAATCCGCGACGATCGCCCTCGTCGCCGGCCAGCGCTGCTACATCGAGGCGCTGCACAAGGAAGGCGGCGGCGATGACTATGTATCGGTGGCCTGGCAGGGTCCGGGCTTCGGACGCCAGATCATCCGGAAGGAATTCCTGGAGTATCCCGGCCTGATGCCTGCCGAGGCTTCCTCGGGCAGCCCGATTATGGTACTGCCGGGTAATCCGGGCTTCACCTTCTGGCTCGACTACATGGGGCTGGAAGGCGCGGACCGCCTGGCCACCGCGGATCCGGACGGCGACGGTATTCCGAACAGCCTGGAATTCGTCCTCGGCGGCAAGCCGTCCGGACCGGGCGCGGCCTCCCTCGCCATCCTGCCAAAGCTGAGCCTGGAGCCGACGTGGGCGACCTTCGTCTTCCGCCGGGCCGACGTGGCCACCGCCACCGATCCCTTCGTGGAATACGGCGACCTCAGCGGCTGGAAACGCGCCAACGACGGAATCGATGGCGTCCAGATCCAGGTGGACAAGAACGGCTTCGAGCCCGGCGTGGACCGCGTGACCGTTAGGGTCCCGAGGACCGCGGACAAGCTGTTCCTGCGGCTGAACGGCAACCAATGA
- the glpX gene encoding class II fructose-bisphosphatase, with protein MIDPERIFEMDFLRATEGAAIIAHRWMGRGEKEAADAAACDAIRGMFDLMDMRGEVVIGEGIKDEAPGIFKGEKVGSWEEGAPQFHIALDPVDGTTNVSKGMANSVSCIAAAIPVDGEASALEDIPAFYLEKLAYPEKVRQAFIADPKLPISVEAPTEEVIKITAKILEKDIRDIVVMILDRPRNQPYIDAVRRIGAKLRMIADGDIAAAIAPALPESNVDLYIGIGGAPEGVLSAAGLRCLGGGLQAKIWPKDSLEKRVLIAEGYGHLLERVYLSKDLAKGDRILFSATGISDSPLLRGVEVNGNIARTHSVLMRVKSRTVRSIKAAHDLSKKTFHLRSKGGEVLLVD; from the coding sequence ATGATCGACCCCGAACGCATCTTTGAAATGGACTTCCTTCGGGCGACCGAAGGAGCCGCCATCATCGCCCATCGCTGGATGGGCCGCGGCGAGAAGGAGGCGGCCGATGCCGCCGCGTGCGATGCCATCCGCGGCATGTTCGACCTGATGGACATGCGCGGCGAGGTGGTCATCGGCGAAGGCATCAAGGACGAGGCACCCGGCATCTTCAAAGGAGAGAAGGTCGGCTCGTGGGAAGAAGGTGCGCCGCAATTCCACATCGCGCTCGATCCCGTGGACGGCACCACGAATGTCTCGAAGGGCATGGCGAACTCCGTCTCGTGCATCGCCGCGGCGATCCCCGTGGATGGCGAGGCCAGCGCGCTTGAGGACATCCCGGCCTTCTATCTCGAAAAGCTCGCCTACCCGGAAAAGGTCCGGCAGGCCTTCATCGCCGATCCCAAGCTGCCTATCAGCGTCGAGGCCCCGACTGAGGAAGTCATCAAGATCACCGCGAAGATCCTCGAGAAAGACATCCGCGACATCGTCGTGATGATCCTCGATCGCCCTCGCAACCAGCCCTACATCGACGCCGTGCGCCGCATCGGCGCGAAGCTCCGCATGATCGCCGACGGAGACATCGCCGCCGCGATCGCACCAGCCCTGCCGGAGAGCAACGTGGACCTCTACATCGGCATCGGCGGTGCACCGGAGGGCGTGCTTTCCGCCGCCGGACTGCGCTGCCTCGGCGGCGGCCTGCAGGCAAAGATCTGGCCGAAGGATAGCCTGGAGAAACGGGTCCTCATCGCCGAGGGCTACGGCCACCTGCTCGAGCGTGTGTATCTTTCCAAGGATCTCGCAAAGGGCGACCGCATCCTTTTCAGCGCCACCGGCATCTCGGACAGCCCGCTGCTCCGGGGCGTGGAGGTGAACGGAAACATCGCCCGCACCCACTCAGTGCTCATGCGGGTGAAGAGCCGCACCGTGCGCTCGATCAAGGCCGCGCACGACCTTTCCAAGAAAACCTTCCACCTGCGTTCGAAAGGCGGGGAGGTGCTGCTGGTAGACTGA
- a CDS encoding rhamnulokinase codes for MPVFLSIDLGAGSGRVIAGISDLKTLRLEEIHRFDNPGTDLPGGSFWNIVGLFRDIVDGLRRAVEKYGKDIVAIGIDTWGCDYGLLDKQGRLLGMPHQYRDARHEGMPAVMHAKLSEAEIYSITGITTNFYNSSLHLMAEEQAASPALANANSLLFIPDLLAFWLCGVQAVERTIASTSQLLDAATGDWAWGVIETLGLPKGIFGKIVEPGTVLGPIRKEVARQIGMEGIPVVASASHDTASAVAGIPMEGDDALWLSSGTWSIMGLERKDPIRTPEAFAARCCNELGVEGTARVLKNIAGLWLIQECKRQWTLDGESISYADMAKLAEAAPSFTAFIDPDDAVFAAPGEMPAKIQAWCERTGQSVPKDKGTILRVATESLALKYRVVYENFCSLAGKKFERLHAGGGGIQNAFLAQATADALGIEVIAGPIEATSCGNIVVQMMATGHLADLAEGRRLVRESFAFQTYAPHNGQAWQDAYERFKGFIGR; via the coding sequence ATGCCCGTCTTCCTTTCCATCGACCTCGGGGCCGGCAGCGGCCGCGTCATCGCAGGCATCTCCGATCTTAAAACCCTCCGCCTGGAGGAAATCCATCGCTTCGACAATCCCGGCACCGATCTCCCCGGCGGCTCGTTTTGGAACATCGTGGGACTCTTCCGCGACATCGTGGACGGCCTGCGCCGCGCGGTGGAAAAGTATGGCAAGGACATCGTCGCCATCGGCATCGACACCTGGGGCTGCGACTACGGCCTGCTCGACAAGCAGGGACGCCTCCTCGGCATGCCGCACCAGTACCGGGACGCGCGCCACGAGGGCATGCCCGCGGTGATGCACGCAAAGCTGAGCGAGGCGGAGATCTATTCCATCACCGGCATCACGACGAACTTCTACAACTCCTCGCTGCACCTCATGGCCGAGGAGCAGGCCGCGTCCCCTGCGCTCGCGAATGCGAACTCGTTACTCTTCATTCCCGACCTCCTCGCCTTCTGGCTCTGCGGCGTGCAGGCGGTGGAAAGAACGATCGCTTCCACCTCGCAGCTCCTCGATGCCGCCACCGGAGATTGGGCGTGGGGCGTGATCGAGACGCTCGGTTTGCCCAAGGGGATCTTCGGCAAGATCGTCGAGCCCGGCACGGTGCTCGGCCCCATCCGCAAGGAAGTCGCCCGCCAGATCGGAATGGAAGGCATCCCGGTCGTGGCCAGTGCTTCGCATGACACCGCCTCGGCCGTGGCCGGCATCCCCATGGAAGGCGACGATGCCCTGTGGCTGTCATCCGGCACGTGGTCGATCATGGGGCTGGAGCGCAAGGATCCGATCCGCACGCCCGAAGCTTTCGCCGCGCGCTGCTGCAATGAGCTCGGCGTGGAGGGCACAGCACGCGTGCTGAAAAACATCGCGGGCCTCTGGCTCATCCAGGAGTGCAAGCGCCAGTGGACGCTGGACGGCGAAAGCATCTCCTACGCGGACATGGCCAAGCTCGCCGAGGCGGCACCGTCCTTCACCGCCTTCATCGATCCCGATGACGCCGTCTTCGCCGCACCCGGCGAGATGCCCGCGAAGATCCAGGCATGGTGCGAGCGCACCGGCCAGTCCGTGCCAAAGGACAAGGGCACGATCCTCCGCGTCGCCACCGAATCGCTCGCACTGAAATACCGCGTCGTTTACGAGAACTTCTGCTCGCTTGCGGGGAAGAAATTCGAGCGACTCCACGCAGGCGGCGGCGGCATCCAGAATGCCTTCCTCGCGCAGGCCACGGCGGACGCGCTGGGCATCGAGGTGATCGCCGGTCCCATCGAGGCCACCTCCTGCGGAAACATCGTCGTCCAGATGATGGCCACCGGACACCTCGCGGACCTCGCCGAAGGACGCCGCCTCGTACGCGAGTCCTTCGCCTTCCAGACCTACGCCCCGCACAATGGCCAGGCGTGGCAGGACGCATACGAACGATTCAAAGGCTTCATCGGCCGCTGA